A DNA window from Bradyrhizobium barranii subsp. barranii contains the following coding sequences:
- a CDS encoding phage portal protein, with protein sequence MPVPAAVEKPRYRVKAPSIRNQADPTAPATIGGTPRQTGFDAARYARRLAPWRPATVTSNVIMSWQGDMLRARARDVLRNNPHATAASENFVGNLIGAGIKPSSLITTEGQRDAVMTAWLDWTDECDADVLADFYGLQSMAARSLFEAGECFIRFRARRVEDGLSVPLQIQMLESEMLPYWDNRIAPNGNYVMNGVEFDFIGRRVAYWFFVNHPGDGPIEMGGINTDQVRVPADQVLHIFRATRPGQVRGVPLVTPALVKLYFLDQYDDAELDRKKLAAMYAGFITSPAPEDILPDVEPSDTSDQVGIAPLEPGTMQALLPGEDIKFSEPADVGGTYEAFQYRNQLACFSAMGVPYMLGTGDTRRASYSSLRGVIVEYRRRLEQLQHNVMVFQMCRPVWQRWMNDAVLAGTIALPGYADNPIAYQRVKWIAPRFEWVDRLKDRQAEKLAVDSGFKSRSDVIEAEGYDPEETDERIAADKEREKKLALDFPIHGASATQPTDPNDEPDAPDAQEVADEADLADDNQAAA encoded by the coding sequence ATGCCCGTCCCCGCCGCCGTCGAGAAGCCGCGCTATCGCGTCAAGGCGCCGTCGATCCGCAATCAAGCCGATCCGACGGCGCCCGCGACCATAGGCGGAACGCCGCGCCAGACCGGCTTTGATGCGGCGCGCTATGCCCGGCGGCTTGCGCCGTGGCGCCCGGCGACGGTTACGTCCAACGTCATCATGTCTTGGCAGGGCGACATGCTGCGCGCCCGCGCCCGGGACGTGCTGCGCAACAATCCGCATGCGACCGCCGCGTCCGAGAATTTTGTCGGCAACCTGATCGGCGCCGGGATCAAGCCGTCGTCGCTAATCACCACCGAGGGCCAGCGCGATGCGGTGATGACCGCATGGCTCGACTGGACCGACGAGTGCGACGCCGACGTCCTCGCCGACTTCTACGGCCTGCAATCGATGGCCGCGCGATCCCTGTTCGAGGCGGGCGAGTGCTTCATCCGCTTCCGCGCCCGGCGCGTTGAGGACGGACTTTCGGTGCCGCTGCAAATCCAGATGCTTGAAAGCGAGATGCTGCCCTATTGGGACAACCGCATCGCGCCGAACGGCAACTACGTGATGAACGGCGTCGAGTTCGATTTCATCGGGCGGCGCGTCGCTTACTGGTTCTTCGTCAACCATCCTGGCGACGGGCCGATCGAGATGGGCGGCATCAATACCGATCAGGTAAGAGTGCCCGCCGATCAAGTCCTCCACATCTTTCGAGCAACGCGCCCCGGCCAAGTCCGGGGCGTTCCGTTAGTGACGCCTGCGCTGGTCAAGCTGTATTTCCTCGACCAGTACGACGACGCCGAACTCGATCGCAAAAAGCTCGCGGCCATGTATGCGGGCTTCATCACGTCGCCCGCGCCCGAGGACATCCTCCCCGATGTCGAGCCCTCGGACACCAGCGATCAAGTCGGTATCGCGCCGCTCGAACCGGGCACGATGCAAGCGTTGCTGCCCGGCGAGGACATCAAGTTCTCCGAGCCCGCCGATGTCGGCGGCACCTATGAGGCATTCCAGTATCGCAACCAACTCGCCTGCTTCTCGGCAATGGGCGTGCCCTACATGCTCGGGACCGGCGACACGCGGCGCGCGTCCTACTCGTCGCTGCGCGGCGTCATCGTCGAATATCGGCGCCGGTTGGAGCAGTTGCAGCACAACGTCATGGTTTTCCAGATGTGCCGCCCGGTCTGGCAGCGCTGGATGAATGATGCGGTGCTCGCGGGCACGATCGCGCTGCCCGGCTATGCCGACAATCCGATCGCCTATCAGCGGGTGAAGTGGATCGCACCGCGCTTTGAGTGGGTCGATCGGCTCAAGGACCGCCAGGCTGAGAAGCTCGCGGTCGATAGCGGCTTCAAGTCGCGCAGCGATGTCATCGAGGCCGAAGGCTACGACCCCGAGGAGACCGACGAGCGGATCGCGGCCGACAAGGAGCGCGAGAAGAAGCTCGCGCTCGACTTCCCGATCCATGGCGCCTCGGCGACGCAGCCGACCGATCCGAACGACGAACCCGACGCGCCGGATGCGCAAGAGGTCGCCGACGAGGCCGATCTGGCCGACGACAATCAGGCCGCAGCATAG
- a CDS encoding head maturation protease, ClpP-related yields the protein MRRWFSMKKTDDTTGEIMIYDEIRRSYWGEDTISAKDFDTELKALGDITQLDLRINSPGGDVFDGVTIHNTIRHHPANVTAYVDGIAASAASYIAMAADKIVMPANSFLLVHGASGFSFGNADDMRAMADDLDRIDQSLTATYANRSGKPVEEVTALMKEDRLMSAEEAKEFGLADEVSAEVKMAANFSLRLLPPAVAVKFKATIKTTAEQEPPPAPAAEEPGPKPETAADPGPVNRGGSAEVINLDAARKEGSESTIAYVNEVNTLCALAGLPALARDFIRASETIENVRAKLIDARAAADEKLQTQHHRAMPTQASREKNTAAWSRVAEQLNARIRK from the coding sequence ATGCGCCGATGGTTCTCGATGAAGAAGACCGACGATACGACCGGCGAGATCATGATCTATGACGAGATCCGCCGCTCCTATTGGGGTGAGGACACGATCTCGGCCAAGGATTTCGACACCGAGTTGAAGGCGCTCGGCGACATCACCCAGCTCGATCTGCGCATCAACTCGCCCGGCGGCGACGTGTTCGATGGCGTCACCATCCACAACACCATTCGGCATCATCCTGCGAACGTCACGGCCTATGTCGATGGTATCGCAGCCTCGGCGGCGTCCTACATCGCCATGGCTGCCGACAAGATCGTCATGCCCGCGAACTCGTTCCTGCTCGTGCACGGCGCCAGCGGCTTCTCGTTCGGCAACGCCGACGACATGCGCGCGATGGCCGACGATCTCGATCGGATCGATCAATCACTGACTGCGACCTATGCGAACCGGAGCGGCAAGCCGGTCGAGGAAGTGACCGCGCTGATGAAAGAGGACCGCCTGATGTCGGCGGAGGAGGCGAAGGAATTCGGTCTCGCCGACGAGGTCAGCGCGGAGGTCAAGATGGCGGCCAACTTCTCGCTGCGGCTCCTGCCTCCCGCCGTAGCGGTCAAGTTCAAGGCGACCATCAAGACAACCGCCGAGCAGGAGCCGCCTCCCGCACCGGCAGCTGAGGAACCGGGTCCGAAGCCGGAGACGGCGGCGGACCCGGGTCCTGTCAATCGCGGTGGCAGCGCCGAGGTCATCAACCTCGATGCGGCGCGCAAGGAGGGCAGCGAGAGCACGATCGCCTACGTCAACGAGGTGAATACGCTATGCGCGCTCGCGGGCCTTCCCGCCCTGGCGCGCGATTTCATCAGGGCGAGCGAGACCATCGAGAACGTGCGCGCCAAGCTGATCGATGCGCGGGCCGCCGCCGACGAAAAGCTCCAAACCCAACACCATCGCGCGATGCCGACACAGGCGTCGCGCGAAAAGAATACTGCTGCGTGGTCGCGGGTCGCGGAGCAGTTGAACGCGCGCATCCGCAAGTAA
- a CDS encoding head decoration protein, which translates to MPTFNEGRHPAEFLLSEANGQRSRGNITIGQNQTIVPGSVLGQITASGQYIAHDPAAADGSQTAAAVALYGAVTGAGATAAISAIVREAELNGKTLTTKTGLTAPQLAQISTDLAGKQIIVR; encoded by the coding sequence ATGCCCACGTTCAATGAAGGTCGGCATCCCGCCGAGTTTTTGCTGTCCGAGGCGAACGGCCAGCGCTCGCGCGGCAACATCACCATCGGTCAGAACCAAACCATCGTGCCCGGCTCGGTGCTCGGCCAGATCACCGCGAGCGGTCAGTACATCGCGCATGATCCCGCCGCCGCCGACGGCTCGCAAACCGCTGCGGCGGTTGCGCTCTACGGTGCAGTGACCGGCGCGGGCGCGACGGCGGCGATCTCCGCGATCGTGCGCGAGGCGGAATTGAACGGCAAAACGCTCACGACGAAAACCGGCCTGACCGCTCCGCAGCTCGCGCAGATCAGCACCGATCTCGCAGGCAAGCAGATCATCGTCCGCTAG
- a CDS encoding major capsid protein, with translation MPMLDIFNSDAFSVTSLTDAINKLKFVPGYLGSRGLFAESGVVTTSIAIEQKNNVLVLVPPTPRGGPGVTLDKGKRSLLSINVPHFEINDAVFAEEVQNIRPFGQESGEESVMNLLGQRMQADGQSQEATIEYSRIGAVKGIVTYADGSTLNLFNVFGVAQPAEIGFDLSNAAPVPGVLRKLCQQTIRQIAVALDGTPFTGVEALCGDQFFDNLIAHPEVRASYLNWNAAQELRQSYVSGGDTYGSFPWGGILWTNYRGQVGTQAFIDPTKANIFPTGVPGLFRTYFAPADYMDTVNTLGQPRYVRQYPMQNQKGVHLDVQTNNLNICTRPTALFQGRMGA, from the coding sequence ATGCCCATGCTCGACATCTTCAACAGCGATGCATTCAGCGTCACGTCGCTGACCGATGCGATCAACAAACTCAAGTTCGTTCCCGGCTATCTTGGCTCGCGAGGCTTGTTCGCCGAGAGCGGCGTGGTCACCACCTCCATCGCGATCGAGCAGAAGAACAACGTGCTCGTGCTTGTCCCGCCGACGCCGCGCGGCGGCCCCGGCGTGACGTTGGACAAGGGCAAGCGCTCGCTACTCTCGATCAACGTCCCGCATTTCGAGATCAACGATGCGGTCTTCGCCGAGGAGGTGCAGAACATCCGCCCGTTCGGCCAGGAGAGCGGCGAAGAGAGCGTGATGAACCTGCTCGGTCAGCGCATGCAGGCCGATGGGCAGTCGCAGGAGGCGACTATCGAGTACTCGCGGATCGGCGCCGTCAAGGGTATCGTCACCTATGCCGACGGAAGCACGCTCAACCTGTTCAATGTGTTCGGCGTGGCGCAGCCTGCGGAGATCGGTTTCGATCTGTCGAACGCGGCCCCGGTGCCGGGCGTGCTGCGGAAGCTCTGCCAGCAGACCATCCGGCAGATCGCGGTCGCTCTCGATGGCACGCCCTTCACTGGCGTCGAAGCGCTCTGCGGCGATCAGTTCTTCGACAACCTGATCGCGCATCCCGAGGTGCGCGCGTCCTACCTCAACTGGAATGCGGCGCAGGAATTGCGCCAGAGCTACGTGTCGGGCGGCGACACCTATGGCTCGTTCCCTTGGGGCGGCATCCTCTGGACCAACTATCGCGGGCAAGTCGGCACGCAGGCGTTCATCGATCCGACCAAGGCGAACATCTTCCCGACCGGTGTGCCGGGACTGTTCCGCACCTACTTCGCGCCAGCCGACTACATGGACACGGTCAACACCCTCGGCCAGCCGCGCTACGTGCGGCAGTACCCGATGCAGAACCAGAAGGGCGTCCATCTCGACGTGCAGACGAACAATCTGAACATCTGCACACGGCCCACGGCCCTGTTCCAAGGTCGCATGGGCGCCTAA
- a CDS encoding head-tail joining protein, translating into MDFSTLVLLPGMTTFAISVTVRPEVSQPGAADYAARGVFSSAPTDVQMQDGTVFSDQQTTLGIRMVEWAVLPVNGDRITINEGVAAGTTFWVADSSGDGQGGMTLTLRKTDPPE; encoded by the coding sequence ATGGACTTTTCCACGCTCGTCCTTCTGCCGGGCATGACCACGTTCGCGATCTCGGTGACGGTGCGCCCCGAGGTCTCGCAGCCCGGCGCTGCCGACTATGCAGCGCGCGGCGTCTTCTCGTCGGCGCCGACCGACGTGCAGATGCAGGACGGCACGGTGTTCTCCGATCAGCAGACGACCCTCGGCATCCGCATGGTCGAGTGGGCGGTGCTGCCCGTCAACGGCGATCGGATCACCATCAACGAAGGCGTTGCCGCTGGCACCACCTTTTGGGTCGCCGATAGCAGCGGCGACGGCCAGGGCGGAATGACACTCACGCTCCGCAAGACGGACCCGCCCGAATGA
- a CDS encoding phage tail sheath C-terminal domain-containing protein — translation MPISFNDIPANWRMPLYWVEVDPSKAGSLTQRQPALLVGYMLPAGVATVDVPVPIGSIAEAQQGAGLGSMLDAMAQVFFKNSASQEVWMLPIAEPTTGVAATGKISVTGAPTQAGTIYVYVAGRRVPVHMDAEDTMAIVAQSINDAIGADISMPVTAATVAADVTLTARHKGIEGNDITIAINYGGSLAGETMPAGLVIDIGTGQLAGGTGVPDLTAAISALGDEIYDYVAFPFTDSTSLDAIDMEYGFSDNGRWGWMRELYGHVFGARRGTYADLLQWGPNNNSGVISVMSMEPTMPSPPWDVASAYAAKAGRALINDPARPLQTLELTGILSPPKHQRFLLAECNALAGVGLATQGVGANNVPAIRRETTTYQKNLYDQPDDAYELVTTLATLSALLRRQKQAITSKYPRHKLADDGTRFGPGQAIVTPKIVKAELVAQYRQDEFEGLVENAKAFKDNLIVERDTTNPNRLNVLYPPDLINQLRIFAVLAQFRLQYDRGYDASVL, via the coding sequence ATGCCCATCTCGTTCAATGACATCCCGGCCAACTGGAGAATGCCGCTCTATTGGGTCGAGGTCGATCCGTCGAAGGCAGGTTCGCTGACCCAGCGTCAACCGGCGCTGCTGGTCGGGTACATGCTCCCGGCCGGTGTCGCGACCGTCGATGTGCCGGTGCCGATCGGCTCTATCGCCGAGGCGCAGCAAGGCGCCGGGCTTGGCTCGATGCTCGATGCCATGGCGCAAGTCTTCTTCAAGAACAGCGCCTCGCAGGAAGTGTGGATGCTGCCGATCGCCGAACCGACGACGGGCGTCGCGGCAACGGGCAAGATCAGCGTGACGGGTGCGCCGACGCAGGCGGGCACGATCTATGTCTACGTCGCGGGGCGCCGCGTGCCGGTACATATGGACGCCGAAGATACGATGGCGATCGTGGCGCAATCGATCAACGATGCCATCGGCGCCGATATCTCGATGCCGGTGACCGCTGCCACTGTCGCCGCCGATGTCACACTGACCGCCAGACACAAGGGCATCGAGGGCAACGACATCACCATCGCGATCAACTACGGCGGCTCGCTCGCAGGCGAGACCATGCCCGCCGGGCTCGTCATCGACATCGGCACCGGTCAACTCGCGGGCGGCACCGGGGTGCCCGATCTGACCGCCGCGATCTCGGCGCTGGGCGACGAAATCTACGACTATGTCGCGTTCCCGTTCACCGACAGCACGTCGCTCGATGCGATCGACATGGAATACGGGTTCTCGGACAATGGCCGCTGGGGCTGGATGCGCGAACTCTATGGTCACGTTTTCGGCGCGCGGCGCGGCACCTATGCCGATCTGCTGCAATGGGGCCCGAACAATAATTCGGGGGTGATCTCGGTGATGAGCATGGAGCCCACCATGCCGTCGCCGCCATGGGATGTCGCGAGCGCCTATGCGGCGAAGGCGGGCCGCGCCCTGATCAATGACCCGGCGCGCCCGCTGCAAACGCTGGAATTGACCGGCATCCTTTCGCCGCCGAAGCATCAGCGCTTCCTGCTCGCGGAATGCAACGCGCTCGCGGGCGTCGGGCTCGCGACGCAGGGCGTCGGCGCCAACAATGTCCCGGCGATCCGCCGAGAGACCACGACATATCAGAAGAACCTCTATGATCAGCCCGACGACGCCTATGAACTGGTGACGACGCTCGCCACGCTCTCGGCGCTGCTGCGGCGGCAGAAACAGGCGATCACCAGCAAGTATCCGCGCCACAAGCTGGCCGATGACGGCACGCGGTTCGGCCCGGGTCAGGCGATCGTCACGCCGAAGATCGTCAAGGCCGAACTGGTCGCGCAGTATCGCCAGGACGAATTCGAGGGGCTCGTCGAGAACGCGAAAGCCTTCAAGGACAATCTGATCGTCGAGCGCGACACGACCAACCCGAACCGGCTCAACGTCCTGTACCCACCCGATCTGATCAACCAGCTCCGCATCTTTGCGGTGCTGGCGCAATTCCGGCTGCAATACGACCGGGGCTACGACGCATCGGTCCTTTAG
- a CDS encoding phage tail tube protein: MGVAIAGTAYLKVDGNQYPLKGSFVVSPSAVERAGIAGQDYVHGYSELPRVPYIEGDISSRPEISLEDMELITDATVTAELINGKVYVLRNAWCKSALELNTYDGQFRARFEGQACDEIS, from the coding sequence ATGGGCGTCGCAATCGCAGGCACCGCCTATCTCAAGGTGGACGGCAATCAATACCCGCTCAAGGGCTCGTTCGTGGTCAGCCCGAGCGCGGTCGAACGCGCTGGCATCGCGGGGCAAGACTACGTGCACGGCTACTCGGAATTGCCGCGCGTCCCATACATCGAGGGCGACATCTCCTCGCGGCCCGAGATTTCGCTGGAAGACATGGAGTTGATCACCGACGCGACGGTCACCGCCGAGCTGATCAACGGCAAGGTCTACGTCCTGCGAAATGCGTGGTGCAAATCCGCACTCGAATTGAACACGTACGACGGCCAGTTCCGCGCCCGGTTCGAGGGCCAAGCCTGTGACGAGATCAGCTAA
- a CDS encoding phage tail assembly protein has protein sequence MADEAPPQQIKPLTFKLRKPVEAHGEKISEITFREPTGADIEAAGLPVNIDFAFDPPRIEFDARKMSAMMSVLAAVPPSTIRALAPKDWSTCAWGLASFFIPDLV, from the coding sequence GTGGCCGACGAGGCGCCGCCGCAGCAGATCAAGCCGCTCACCTTCAAGCTCCGCAAGCCGGTGGAGGCCCACGGCGAGAAGATCAGCGAGATCACATTCCGCGAGCCAACCGGCGCCGACATCGAGGCGGCGGGCTTGCCGGTCAACATCGATTTCGCATTTGACCCGCCGCGCATCGAATTCGACGCCCGCAAGATGTCAGCGATGATGTCGGTGCTGGCGGCGGTGCCGCCATCCACCATCCGCGCGCTCGCGCCGAAGGATTGGTCAACTTGCGCGTGGGGCCTCGCAAGTTTTTTCATACCGGACCTCGTGTAG
- a CDS encoding DNA circularization N-terminal domain-containing protein encodes MQIRDIHNPWRDRYQTASFRGAFFHVESDARASGRRVVLHEYPKRDDPYAEDMGRAARRFQVQGYLIGPNYLQQKDALISALEADGPGTLRLPMPYMGEDLDVMAGPYTVTETREKGGMCAVEASANSPGNSRQPARRL; translated from the coding sequence ATGCAAATCCGAGACATCCACAATCCGTGGCGCGATCGGTATCAGACCGCATCGTTCCGCGGTGCCTTCTTCCATGTCGAGAGTGATGCGCGCGCGTCCGGGCGCCGCGTGGTGCTGCACGAGTATCCGAAGCGGGACGATCCCTATGCCGAGGACATGGGCCGGGCGGCGCGCCGGTTTCAGGTGCAAGGCTATCTGATCGGGCCGAACTACTTGCAGCAGAAGGACGCGCTGATCTCCGCGCTAGAGGCCGACGGCCCGGGCACGCTGCGCCTGCCGATGCCCTACATGGGCGAAGACCTCGACGTGATGGCGGGGCCCTACACGGTCACCGAGACCCGCGAGAAAGGCGGCATGTGCGCCGTCGAAGCATCGGCGAATAGCCCCGGTAATAGTCGCCAGCCAGCACGTCGGCTATGA
- a CDS encoding phage GP46 family protein encodes MPDIAYVQRIDFPREVVEMDWLMSPANLIEEDAGLASAAIVALASDRLANKSDVLPGLDDDDRRGWWGDLDAAEIWGGWPVGSRLWLLRRAKITSSLAADGGTVARAEAYAREAMRPFIDNKIASQVTVIAERTAMNRIDVLIRLYRGPEPAIELRYAELWDDIKVA; translated from the coding sequence ATGCCCGACATTGCCTACGTCCAGCGGATCGACTTCCCGCGCGAGGTAGTCGAGATGGACTGGCTCATGTCGCCCGCGAACCTGATCGAGGAAGACGCGGGCCTCGCGTCGGCCGCGATCGTCGCGCTCGCGTCGGATCGGCTCGCGAACAAGAGCGACGTTCTGCCCGGGCTCGATGATGACGACCGGCGCGGCTGGTGGGGCGATCTCGATGCTGCCGAGATTTGGGGCGGATGGCCGGTCGGCTCGCGGCTCTGGCTGCTGCGGCGCGCCAAGATCACGTCATCGCTCGCCGCCGATGGAGGCACCGTCGCCAGGGCGGAAGCCTACGCGCGCGAAGCGATGCGCCCGTTCATCGACAACAAGATCGCGTCGCAAGTGACGGTTATCGCCGAGCGCACGGCCATGAACCGCATCGACGTTCTGATCCGGCTCTATCGCGGCCCCGAGCCCGCGATCGAGCTTCGCTATGCCGAGTTGTGGGACGATATCAAGGTCGCATAG
- a CDS encoding baseplate J/gp47 family protein: MPTATGLTSAAGIAYETTEEITIGTGPTPVGAMALTAGAVGNIDEGETVSVADAILGVDGIATVVSMTGGVDEETDDQLRARILFRIQRPPMGGDADDYVLWALAVPGVTRAWCAAEMGPGTVTVRFMMDDLRADNRGLPTPDDVLVVRNYLDTKRPVAVKDMFVEAPVPLYYDLTISALDDDDEATRAAIEASIEDMEMRRSKPGQTMYRSWVDEAISTAVGEDHHELDFVTTPMPEPGYMPFVGTILYS; this comes from the coding sequence GTGCCGACCGCAACCGGGCTCACGAGCGCGGCGGGCATCGCCTACGAGACCACCGAGGAAATCACGATCGGGACCGGCCCGACGCCCGTTGGCGCCATGGCGCTGACCGCTGGCGCGGTCGGCAACATCGACGAGGGCGAGACCGTCTCGGTCGCGGACGCGATCCTGGGCGTCGATGGCATCGCCACGGTCGTCTCGATGACCGGCGGCGTTGACGAGGAAACCGACGATCAGTTGCGCGCCCGCATCCTGTTCCGCATCCAGCGCCCGCCGATGGGCGGCGATGCGGACGATTATGTCCTATGGGCGCTCGCTGTCCCTGGCGTGACCAGAGCATGGTGCGCGGCCGAGATGGGCCCCGGCACCGTCACCGTGCGGTTCATGATGGACGATCTGCGCGCCGACAATCGCGGCCTCCCGACGCCCGATGATGTCCTCGTGGTGCGCAACTATCTCGACACAAAGCGGCCCGTCGCAGTCAAGGATATGTTCGTCGAGGCCCCGGTCCCGCTGTACTACGACCTGACCATTTCCGCGCTCGATGACGATGACGAGGCGACCCGCGCCGCGATCGAGGCGTCGATCGAGGACATGGAGATGCGCCGGTCGAAGCCCGGGCAGACCATGTATCGGTCGTGGGTCGATGAGGCGATCAGCACCGCCGTCGGCGAGGATCATCACGAGCTAGACTTCGTCACCACGCCGATGCCGGAGCCCGGCTACATGCCGTTCGTCGGGACCATCCTGTACTCTTAG
- a CDS encoding endonuclease domain-containing protein has product MASKEYHRVWREKNRGKTRAADKKSYAKHAEKRRAKSANWRSDNPEKLTEYLKRQATRAKQRAAMRRYEAKRLGYAECTEYPPPPSDNKCAICHLEAGRLCLDHDHETGKFRGYLCHNCNMGLGKLGDCIGTIRRVLAYLEKADA; this is encoded by the coding sequence ATGGCGAGCAAAGAATATCACAGGGTCTGGCGCGAGAAGAACCGGGGAAAGACGCGGGCCGCCGACAAGAAAAGCTATGCCAAACATGCAGAAAAGCGCCGCGCGAAATCGGCGAACTGGCGATCCGATAACCCGGAGAAGTTGACAGAATATCTAAAGCGTCAAGCGACAAGAGCGAAGCAGCGCGCGGCGATGCGGCGCTATGAAGCCAAGCGACTTGGCTATGCTGAATGCACCGAATATCCGCCGCCGCCATCCGACAATAAGTGCGCGATCTGCCATCTCGAGGCGGGGCGGCTATGCCTCGACCACGATCATGAGACCGGAAAGTTTCGTGGGTATCTCTGCCACAACTGCAATATGGGGTTAGGGAAGTTGGGCGATTGCATCGGGACAATCCGGCGCGTTCTGGCCTATCTGGAAAAGGCCGATGCCTGA
- a CDS encoding YmfQ family protein, which produces MPDRHVTRSGDDYAEALSQLLPQGQAWPRDEGSTLMKVVRGLSQIWGVVEASASKLLEVESDPRITLDLLPDWERNWGLPDPCYKELLTIGDRQKALVQRMTIEGAQSREFFISVASYIGYTITIHEYRPFMVGVDRCGDNRVYGDGSLPMYSETFVLGEIPVDNPRGVPVALGELSEWPNFGLGPDANRHYWTVHVDQARLTWFRCGGGGGQTGVDPHLRIGLATDLECLLNRWKPAHTQIIFDYSGLTNGGSMAGTP; this is translated from the coding sequence ATGCCTGACCGCCATGTGACCCGCAGCGGCGACGACTACGCCGAAGCGCTCTCGCAATTGCTGCCGCAAGGGCAAGCGTGGCCCCGGGACGAAGGCAGCACCTTGATGAAAGTGGTGCGCGGCCTCTCGCAGATTTGGGGCGTGGTCGAGGCGAGCGCGTCGAAGCTTCTGGAAGTCGAGAGCGATCCGCGCATCACCCTCGATCTGCTGCCCGATTGGGAGCGCAATTGGGGCCTGCCTGATCCCTGCTACAAAGAACTGCTCACCATCGGCGACCGGCAAAAGGCGCTGGTGCAGCGGATGACGATCGAGGGCGCGCAATCGCGCGAGTTCTTCATTTCGGTCGCGTCGTACATCGGCTATACGATCACGATCCACGAATATCGCCCGTTCATGGTCGGCGTCGATCGATGCGGCGACAATCGCGTGTACGGCGACGGCAGCTTGCCGATGTACAGCGAGACATTCGTTCTCGGCGAAATCCCGGTCGATAATCCGCGCGGCGTGCCGGTCGCACTCGGCGAATTGTCCGAGTGGCCGAACTTCGGGCTCGGGCCCGATGCCAACCGCCACTATTGGACCGTGCACGTCGATCAAGCGCGCTTGACGTGGTTTCGCTGCGGTGGCGGCGGCGGGCAAACCGGCGTCGATCCGCATTTGCGCATCGGTCTCGCGACCGATCTCGAATGCCTGCTCAATCGCTGGAAGCCAGCGCATACGCAAATCATCTTCGACTACTCCGGGCTGACGAACGGCGGCTCGATGGCGGGCACTCCGTAG